TGTGGCAGCAGGCCCTCCTGGTCTAGTGCAGCCTTCTAGTGCAGGTGAAGTTGTTTATAGGCTATGCCATTTCTACTGTTGTTACATCTATACTAGCTTAATATGCCTGTTGAAATTACATAATCATTTTTTGAATTGTACAGCTGCCTTCTTGAAGCAGCACCAGAGGACACCCCCAGGTATGACTGGGATTGATTATCAATCAGCAGACTCGGAGCACTTGATGAAACGTATGAGAACTGGCCAATCTGATGAGGTCTGATCATAAGATAGTACCGTTTCCCCTATGTAGTCTCTTACTTTGGCAGTTGATATAAGAAGTGTTCATTCTTCTTCAGTTACTTTGGCAGTTGATATAAGAAGTATTCATTGTTCTTCAGTTTTTTGCTGCTTTAAATTTTCTTCGGCCTGTATATTAGGTGTCCTTTTCTGGTGTAGCACATACTCCCAATGTCTATTCGCCGGATGACCTTCCCAAAACTGTTTTGCGGTCCCTCAATCAAGGATCTAATGTTATGAGCATGGACTTCCATCCACAGCAGCAAACTATCTTGTTAGGTTAATACTTGGAAATATGCTAATATCACTTTATAAAAAGCTTTATAAACTTTCTTAATAGTAACATgcaattatctttttaattatgtttacaGTTGGGACAAATGTTGGGGACATTAGCCTGTGGGAAGTTGGCTCCCGAGAAAGACTGGCACATAAACCCTTTAAAGTGTGGGATATCTCAGTTGCTTCTATGCCATTGCAGGTATTGTTGGTTTCAATGCATATATTAAACTTTTCTTTGTTTTATTGAAGATGACACCCATAAACCTCCCATCCTTCTAGCGCAAATTAATCTTTGGCTTTCTGacctaaatatttatttttttagcaattcagAACACTGTTGGTGATGCAGTTGTGGGTCTTGGGATTGGTattttatctataatttttaacttattacACTGTTAGCAGACTGCATTGTTGAATGATGCTGCAATATCAGTGAATCGATGCGTTTGGGGACCAGATGGACTTATGCTTGGTAAGTATATATGAATCTTGACTTGTTTCCAATTATGATTTGTAACTCTATTATCTTATTAACTTTTTTACTCCAATCAATATGCTTCCTCTAGGGGttgcattttcaaaacatattgtGCAGATTTATACTTACAATCCAACTGGGGAACTGAGACAGCATTTGGAGGTAAATATAGCTCCCTTGATTATTGTATTAGAGATGGTAGTATTACCTTACTGTGTAGTTTGCTTACTGCCTCATCTTTTAGATTGATGCTCATGTCGGTGGTGTTAACGACATTGCATTTGCTCATCCCAACAAGCAACTGTGTATTGTGACATGTGGTGATGACAAGATGATTAAGGTATCTTTTTAAATGCTCGATTGGTTTATTTGTGTGCATGAGAAATATATGGAgtctaaaaaaaaatgatattttacaGGTTTGGGACGCTGTTGCTGGACGCAGGCAATATACATTTGAAGGTCATGAAGCTCCTGTGTATTCTGTCTGCCCTCATTACAAAGAAAATATACAGGTATGGTGATCATGATTTTGCCCGTCCCAACCAAAAAACTATATAAATGATTCACTAGGCTTCCAAACTATTTTAGTATATTGAACCCGAATCTTATAAAATATGATATTAGATACCTAAAATTcgcattgatttttttttttaataaaatatattgtttCCCCATATGAATAACAAGTATTTAGAAGgaataattataatcaaaataaatgaaaaatagtaaaatataatGATAGTGAAATAGTAAAAATAGTAAgctatttaaaaatagtaaaaaacaTTAGCAggccatttattttattttatgatactTGGACTTCAagtttataaagtaaaataaaattgtatgaTATATTTCTTTTGGCTCCCAAACAATTTTTTTGCTATGTCCCTCGGTTCATTACTGCTTGTTTTAACTTGTGAGAATGTCATTTAAGCTTAATGTGATGTATTTTTGTGAATATAGGAAGTAGCTTTATgctctatttattttaaattactacTATTTAGCTGATTCCGCTTTTCTACGTTTGCAGTTTATTTTTTCTACCGCAATTGATGGGAAGATAAAAGCTTGGCTATATGATTCGTTGGGATCTAGAGTGGACTATGATGCTCCTGGACTTTGGTGCACCATGATGGCATATAGCGCAGATGGAACTAGGTAAAACTTGTTTGTTTTAGTGTTAATttcctcttcttgttcttctccTTTTACTGTTTTCTTTGTGTACATCATTGCCTAACTTTTATTAAAGTATCCTATCACCTTAGCGGCATAAGGAGCTCCTTTGTCATTGATGATCATGATTTTAAGTTGCgtttataattttcatttacTTCATTGGCTTCATCTAATGGGAAGATCTTGTAAAAATCCCATGTAGATCAAGGTACAGTGTTCTGGAGATCCAAATGATAAGTGAGGCTTGTCTGCGTCCCCTTCAACTCTGTGTTTATCAAAGAAGCCACACATACTCCACCCAGAGATATATAATGCAAATAGAATTATAACATATGCAAATCTTTTTCTATAGACAATGCATCAACCCTATCATGTACTTTTTGTTTGAGTTTATTTCACTGTAATTTAAATCTCCATTCATAAGGATTAACATAAATGTTCCATATCTGCAGGCTTTTCTCATGTGGAACAAGTAAAGAAGGCGAGTCTCATCTAGTTGAGTGGAATGAGAGTGAAGGAACTATCAAAAGAACGTATTCTGGTTTCCGGAAGCGCTCCTCTGGTGTTGTTCAATTTGATACAACAAGAAGCCGCTTCTTAGCTGCTGGTGATGAATTTCAGATTAAGTTTTGGGATATGGATAATACCAACATGTTGACAGCAGTTGATGCAGAAGGGGGCTTGCCTGTTAGTGCTGCTCTACCTTTGTTGTGATTTATAATTGTAAAATATAGGCCTAAGCTTTTGCAGTTTTTCACTCTATTATACTCTTTGCTGCAGGCAAGTCCAAGACTGAGATTCAACAAGGAAGGCACGTTGTTGGCAGCGACAACTAGTGATAATGGTATCAAAGTTTTAGCTAACAGCGATGGTTTGCGCCTTATAAGAATGCTGGAGAGCAGGGCTATTGATAAAAACAGAAGCCCATCTGAACCTATCAACTCTAAGGTCAATTAGTTCTGTGCATTATTTTTATTCTCCTTGAAAAATGTCATGGTCTCTTGATATAGAAATATGCTGTTGACACAACCCCTTATTTACATTAGATTAATAAAAACTTGTGTAAAGACAAATACACTAACCTTACTCCTTGTCTGGACAATGTATAGTtgaggtttttatttttttgaaactaaTTGATTGTTGAGGTTTTAAAATGTCTTTGGTTTCTGTAAAAAATAAACTATCAACATTCTTTTGCTGTTTTGACTTAAACTCCACTCTCCCCCACACACAAGCAGGCCAAATATTCTTGAATATTTACTAAGTTCTATGTATCTGGTCTGAATCCTTTAAAAATCTATATTTTCTCTCCTACTGATTgatattgtttataaaatatgttttcACAATTTCCTTGTTCACGGCTGATTCTTTGAAGACAACCATCTGCAAGGTTGATGAAGATTATGTGATCATAGATCCATTTCGTCTGGttctaatttttctaatgtaTTATTTGCTGTTATCTCCTTGTGATCGAATCCAATGTTTTCCTAGTCGATTTCTTATGTTGCAATTTCCTTCCTCCATTGCAGCCGCTTATTGTTAATGCACTAGGGCCAGTGGCGAATGTTTCTTCTGGCATTGGTCCTTCACTAGGCACAGATAGAATGCCACCTGCCATGTCCATTAGTACTCTTGTAAGATTTCTTCAATTCTGTGCTGTTGGCACTATTGCTACCAGTTGTCCTGAGCATATGGGGGTTTACATTGCAGGGTTCAATGGATGCCAGTCGACTTGTTGATGTTAAGCCACGGATTTCAGAGGAATTAGACAAGATTAAGAGCTGGAAAATTCCTGATATTGTTGATCAATCTCAATTGAAAGCTCTACGTTTGTCTGATACTGTAGCAACTGGCAAGGTATTTGACTCAACAATAGATTCATAGAATAAGTCCACATTTCAACCTTGTTTTATATTGAGAAGTGGTTTTACCGAGCCTTCTGTTTTTCCCTGTATGGCTTGGTTGGTTGCAGATGAATTTTAATTGAGGTTCCTTGATGTTTGCTGCTTGTATTTTTTTAGACATTTCCTCTTAAACAAGATATTGTATGCTGCAATTAGTTGTACCTCATATTACATTGTGGTTGAATCCTTTGCTCTCCAAATTGTTGTTTGAAAAGGTCCATGCGTACATTTGGTTGTATTTACATTAGCAAGGGCAGAACATAACATCTTATTGTTGTTATGCACTTGTCAACTGCATTTTTTCTGTGCACCACCTATACTCACTTGTTTCTGTAGTAGATATCCTTGGGTAGAATTTAAAGCAATTGGTCTAGAAAGGCAGATGCAAAGGTCAAATGAAAAATTTCTCAAGCTTTTAAAATTATCGGTCTTAATTTTCTCCAACAAATCGGTGTGAGCCGCCTTTTGTATCTCATCTCCTTGCAATCTGTTGTATATTGTATGTTATAGCATCCCATACATTTTGCTACAGATCTATCTGTGTGTGCACATATTCATTCCGGATACAATCATATACATGTTCGTTGTGTTTGTTGTAGAAATTATAAAAGTGTGTTCTTGCTTGTAGATTGTGCGGCTGATTTATACCAACTCTGGCCTAGCTCTTTTGGCCCTTGCCTCCAATGCTGTTCACAAACTCTGGAAGTGGCAGCGCAGTGAAAGGAATCCATCTGGAAAGGTCTGTCTTGTGTCTTATTATGTGCAGATCTCTTTCTCTCGGTTAATTAGTAGTTTCTAATTCTCGACGCCTTGTTTTTTAGGCTACTGCATATGTTGCACCGCAGCTGTGGCAGCCTCCTAGTGGAACTCTCATGACTAATGACATAAGTGATAGTAAACCTGCTGAAGAATCTGCTGCGTGCATAGCTTTATCTAAAAATGACTCTTATGTTATGTCTGCTTCCGGTGGAAAAGTATCCTTATTCAACATGATGACCTTCAAGGTCAGTCATTGCATCTATTGAATGTGTAATCATTTGGGTATATGTACTTCTTGTTTGCTAATAATGCTAGCAGCATTTTGCTAAAACTGAATCAACTTGCTACTTCTTAGGTCATGACAACATTTATGTCCCCGCCTCCTGCTGCCACTTTTTTAGCCTTTCATCCTCAGGATAATAATATTATTGCCATCGGCATGGAGGATTCTTCAGTGCAAATTTATAATGTCAGAGTTGACGAGGTGCAGCGTCTTTctgttttttcataattttgtgCGTGTGTATAATTCTTTAATGTTCTCATGTTCTTTAGTATTTTCTGTTTTAACATATAATGTGTTCAAAACAGTATTCTTGTTCTAATTTGGCACATTGGCTGTACTTATTTTTGCCGCACAATAACATCAGAGTTTGTCATTTGATTGCTCAAACACTACAGTTTCCAATTCAGAATTTTGTGAGCATCAGCTTATCCTAGTTACAAAGAAATGTTAATCACACGACACAACAGGATAGCTTCTTTTTTCCCCCCTTTTTTAGATTGATGGTATATTTATGTTTACATAGTGTTGAAATTTTGCATTTCACGTACTATTGATGGAAACTTCTATTCTTCAAAAAGAGAAAAGCTAAATTAATACTTGCTCTTTTCTTCAAACAAATTGTGATTGCTCATGCTGTTGAAATTGTTGCATTATCTCTCCCTCAAAGCTCCTGAAATTTTGACTGAAGGTGTTTACAACAGAAGCTACACTGAACTTGGATATCATTTGCATTTTCAGGTCAAAACAAAACTGAAGGGCCACCAGAATCGAATAACCGGGCTCGCATTTTCCCAAAGCTTAAATGTGCTGGTCTCTTGCGGGGCTGATACGCAGGTTAGTGAATGATAAATCATACATGATAGCATAGAATATTCTAATGTTTAAAGTTAGAGTTTTTTTAATGACACTTAAAAATTCCTGGTAAATGTTATTTCCTTAGTGAATTGAATATCTGAAGACAAAAATATCcccaaatttaattatttggaaTTTTGGATTACTTCATGaggatatttttatttttcacatttaatggtaaaaataaaaaattcaacttCATGGAAAGTTAAATAGTAAATCAAGCAAACCTAAATACATCTTCCTAGGTAAAACTTTATGAGCAACTTCATTTGAAGTGTGAAATTTTGAACCAAGAACTCCTACATGTATATGAGGCTACGAGGAGATTAGAAAACGTACTATCATTGTCGATTATGAGTTTTAATGCAGCCTCTTGAATCAACTGGCATTTTCCAGCCGTAAAATGAGTAAAAATAGGTGTTATGGATCAGATCTGTTGGTTGTGTTGTTTTTAAATTAACGTACACGTTTAATTAATAGCTAAAATTAATTGCATCAAGAAATGTGTTCTTGTAAAGAGAGAAGCATGCTGATCATGAACCTCATTATCCAAATCTTAGTTCACTTATGCATCATAGCAGCCACTCAAAATGCTCTCTTATTTGTTGCTCTCAATTATATTTACAAGATGTTC
This region of Mercurialis annua linkage group LG1-X, ddMerAnnu1.2, whole genome shotgun sequence genomic DNA includes:
- the LOC126680830 gene encoding protein TOPLESS-RELATED PROTEIN 2-like; the encoded protein is MSSLSRELVFLILQFLDEEKFKETVHKLEQESGFFFNMKHFEDQVQAGEWDEVERYLCGFTKVEDNRYSMKIFFEIRKQKYLEALDRQDRAKAVEILCKDLKVFASFNEELFKEITQLLTLDNFRQNEQLSKYGDTKSARSIMLVELKKLIEANPLFRDKLTFPAFKSSRLRTLINQSLNWQHQLCKNPRPNPDIKTLFTDHSCSPTTANGARPPPTNSPIVGPIPKAGVFPPIGAHGMQPFQPVVSPSSGAIAGWMSSNNPSMSHPAVAAGPPGLVQPSSAAAFLKQHQRTPPGMTGIDYQSADSEHLMKRMRTGQSDEVSFSGVAHTPNVYSPDDLPKTVLRSLNQGSNVMSMDFHPQQQTILLVGTNVGDISLWEVGSRERLAHKPFKVWDISVASMPLQTALLNDAAISVNRCVWGPDGLMLGVAFSKHIVQIYTYNPTGELRQHLEIDAHVGGVNDIAFAHPNKQLCIVTCGDDKMIKVWDAVAGRRQYTFEGHEAPVYSVCPHYKENIQFIFSTAIDGKIKAWLYDSLGSRVDYDAPGLWCTMMAYSADGTRLFSCGTSKEGESHLVEWNESEGTIKRTYSGFRKRSSGVVQFDTTRSRFLAAGDEFQIKFWDMDNTNMLTAVDAEGGLPASPRLRFNKEGTLLAATTSDNGIKVLANSDGLRLIRMLESRAIDKNRSPSEPINSKPLIVNALGPVANVSSGIGPSLGTDRMPPAMSISTLGSMDASRLVDVKPRISEELDKIKSWKIPDIVDQSQLKALRLSDTVATGKIVRLIYTNSGLALLALASNAVHKLWKWQRSERNPSGKATAYVAPQLWQPPSGTLMTNDISDSKPAEESAACIALSKNDSYVMSASGGKVSLFNMMTFKVMTTFMSPPPAATFLAFHPQDNNIIAIGMEDSSVQIYNVRVDEVKTKLKGHQNRITGLAFSQSLNVLVSCGADTQLCVWSIDGWEKKKSRFIQPPPGRQSPLTGETRVQFHNDQTHLLVVHESQIAIFDSKLECVRSWYPKDSLTAPISSAIYSSDGSLVYAGFCDGAVGVFDADSLRVRCRIASSAYIPSSVAGNTSHPMVIAAHPSEPNQIALGMNDGSVHVIEPSDVELKWGGPSSQENGSIPSTSSNPSLSGQQSEHPSR